The Myripristis murdjan chromosome 17, fMyrMur1.1, whole genome shotgun sequence DNA segment AATTGCAAATGGATTTGAAAAACTATTTTAACATTGCTATTCCGAAATGGGAGGATTGGTGTGTCCTCTCAATATGTACTCCCGAAAAAGGTATCACAAACCAAGCATTTTCTCAATAGTTATGAGCCTAGGGAGTAGTATTTTTTGGGGTGCTTGCTTTGGTTGCTTTTGGTAGGAGCAGTTCTGTTGATTTAATGATCCAGTTGTGAACCctttttcagaaaaacattcTACAAGTAAACACTAAGCTTCCCGTTTCAGAAAAGCAATGttttcttagtttttcaaaCCCACTTACAGCTGCCCCATTGACCACTGCTATAGCCGAgcaggagcctgcagcacatcagtatcaggatcaatactgaagcgGCCAGTGAAAGAATGGTCTGTGTCTTGGGTTCCTGGGTTCCAAAATagtgaacttgtcctttaatTTTGGCTTAAAATCATTACTTGTACCTATTAGGCAGCACAGACTTCcaagacaatatttttctcCATGTTATTTAATTaccaaatgacaaaaatcataCACAATGAGCTATTAGTTGGCAAATGTCAACTAAATCTCAATGTCCAAAGGCTAAAAATTTATACAAAACCGAGTCATATTTATACTGTTACTATCACAGGTGCTCTGGAGACTGAGCTACAACACTTccttgaaacaaaacaaacaaaatatcaaagtaTCAAAATGTACTGAATGTGAACCTTGCACATCAtttgcagaaacagaaatgatAGATATACCCTCCATTTCTAAAAGCAGACAGTAGACTCAACAGGCAGAGCAGCGTGATAGCAAACGACAGGGGACAACGATCACAGTACGTCAACAGTGGATCAGTTGTTAGATATTGTGAGGCCCTCTGGAGGCGGCGGCCTCATTGGCATCGGGGGCATGGGCATCTGAGGGGGAATTTGTGGCGGGGCACCTGGGGCACCAGGTGGTAGAGGGGGAATGGGCATCCCTCCTGGCGGGGGAGGCGGCATGGGCTCATTGGGTGGGCGAGGTCCGAGCCCAGTCATGAGAGGAGGCGGGCGCTTCACTCCTGCTGGAGGTGGTGGTCCACTGGACTGGGGAATggctttttccattttgaagtGGAACTGTAGGAAGAACTGGAAATAAAAACGAAAGAGGGGACTTAAGCACATATTTCTTCTATtctcaaataacaaacaaacagtctaCACTGGTAGTGACAAAAGCCTAGCGGTACCTGTTTAGTTTCTTTGTTCCAGTGGGTCCAGAAGCGGTTTTCTGCTTTATCAATTTCTCTGCTGgggacctaaaaaaaaaagtcattatatGAAAGCCAGTAAAGATATTATGAAGAGACAACAGATACTATGAAAAGACGACTTCCACAGACCTTGAAGGCAATGGTCTCGTATGGCTCTGCGGCCAGAAGCAGGTACTGCCAGCGACGATCAGGGGGCTCGATGCGCTGCTCGTAGGCAGACATGAAGCGATGCCGCGGTCCAATTCCTTCAGCAATCTCTGGGTAGTCGATCTATTGGACGGAAGATCAGGGAAAAAGGCAGCTCACAGATTTGCCATTGAAAAAACGATCTCAACATATTCAGTACTTAAAAGCTGCAGGTGGGCATGGAGGTGGTGaagaaaatattcaagtttGTTTCAGCCATTGGTTGAGTGTCAAGCATGTTTTGACTTGTGTTCTTAAGTTTTTATTTGCCACATCTTCTGCAGGAGGACAATTTTCTACCTGTGAGGACACCCTAaatctgaataataataatgatctgGACATATAGGGCAATTCTACAGTGTCTCGGATTTGAAGCTCTTCTTTGTTGCAACCCCTCTTCACGATTTAGCTGATAAAACAAGGGtattttaacactttattttttctagTGAATCTTTAATGTTAATTTGCTTCATTTAGGAAAGTttcataaacaataaaaatcctTTCAAATCAACAGATCTTGCATAGTTATGCCAACCAATTATACTGACTTGGAAAAGCAGAGACTGCTGCCCGCTCTCTGGGTCCCTCTGTTTGGTTACTGTAAATCAGAGAAATACATGTTCAGTACATTACAATAACTTGACGATGTAACAAGGCCAATATGAACAGAAACTATGATGGCTCTGATGCCTGATTATGGAGGTAACTCACCTTTGTATCCTGGTCGACCAATCTTGACAAACTTCTTGACTTCAACCTTCACTTTCTCTGGAGCTGGCTGGGCAGGAGCTTCTTTTGCTTCTTTGGCTGCTCTCCGTGCTCTGAAAGAACAAAATATACAGCGTTATGACAATTAGTCAACACATTTGACTCAAgattttcatgtgaaaacacaagTACAGGGAAGACAAGGACTTACAAATTGGTCTGATGTTTCTTTCCTTGTGTGTGAGCTAAATAGCTGCCCTGTAACAGAGAGAAGAGCAActtgtaatattttaattacAAGTGATtcagaaaggaggaaatgaTGAGTTCAGATAAAGCAAGTTCATTTAGGCAAGATTTAGCTTGTGCCTCCTCACCTCATTGTTATGAAGTGTTAAGCAAAGTTTGCACTCGTATGAGCCTAAATGATTCTTCATGAAGTAGGGATCTTTGTTGATGTCAATGGTCTCCAGGGCCAGCTGACGTAACCGTTCACGCCGGTCACGATTACTCTCGGAGGCAGATGCCACCCCTCCACTCCCCGTCTTCCCGCCAGCTCGATGCTGGAAATCCATCTTTGCAGGGTGAtggactcaaacacacagacgcaccCAAACCTTAGCAGTTACCCAACATTCACAGCAGACCctgtttgaaaaacaaaagatacaTGGTTGCAAAGAGCGGAAATAAAGAGTACCATTTACTTTAATTACTGCAAATGAGTAGCTTATCTGAAAATGACCTTCTGAGTATTTATAGCACCAGTTTTAGTGCAGCAATTATGAAAGCTATATGCGCTGCTTATAAACTACTGAAAAGTAAATTTGTATCAATCCTGAACAAGCATGCAGAGGcaatatttagttatttagcCCTCACATGAAGGTTTCATCTATCATAGTAGCCTATTTAACATGAACTAAAAAGCCATCCATACAGATAAGAGAATAATTGCTATGTTTGCTTAATTGTTGCCTTCCTACCCAAGTGGATAGCCAAGGCAAAATATATATCAATGCAGTAACTATCTATCAATATTTTTGTCTTCAACCAGTATTTTATTTGAGCTATAAGATCCTTACAATTTTGTCCTCAGCAGCTTCTGTTGGGACTGAGGAGGCCCATGAGAGAGCCAAGGGAAGGGAGTGTAGCAGGTAAGTTACAATGACTGAAGTAAAGATGGGGCTGGTGAGTGTGAAAAACAGTCACCAGATCCAAATTAGCTCCCCGGCACTCAACCCACTGCCTTGGCCCATTGCAATGTGGATTGTACTTCTGAAAACACTGACTGTGTTGGTGAGGAGAAGTcgaatagtatttttttttttaaactgtgtaaCATTATTTTTCTCTAAGTTAAGCTATATTGCTATTCTTTCAGCCTGTTTTCACTGCAAACGTATTATTATGTTATTCAAGAGTTAAGAACAATAGAGAACCAAATGTGAGGGAACAATACAATAACAACATTACAGGTTATTCTTTACCTGCAACAACACTGATCATTTGATTTAATGCTCATAAACATGTGCCAGAGGCTTTGACGTGAGCAAAAATGTTACTTTGTGTCTACTTCGGCTTGCCTGTTGTCTCTTAAATCTAATAGCACACTTAAAACTGCCAAGAGAGTCAGGCTAGCTCTCTTAACCTGCACTGATGGGTGAGTATAACGAGCCGGCCGGATCAACCGAAAGGCAACTTTGACAGAGATTTCAGGATAATTTCAGTCAATTCTTTGAACCAAAGAGGTGCatttcaataataaaaataacagcctTAAAAAGCACATAGACTGACTAGCGGGTGTATCGCTAAAGTTTGGCTGAAGAGAAAGCTGGCTACAACAACGCATCTCTGAATGAGCacaatgctaacgttagcctagCATCCGTTGATATAAAACGCTTTTAACGGCCGAGGCGAACCAAGTACAGATCATTCATAAAACTATTAACTATTTTTACGTGATACACACTGTATCCATAGTTTAAAACCCGATCACTATGCACTAACTACATCTTACATGAAGTTTTATTTTCCCAAACACTTACCAACTCCACAACGTTAGGCTCACGCCACCAACAGCACGGTACGCATGCGCAAAGTTTTGTATAGCTTTATTGATACTGCGCATTTTGAGTGCACAAACTAGTTTAGAATACGTAATTACTTAACTTTGTACAACCCAAGTGTGGCACTGAAAGAGTAGTAATTACTCATTTTTCAGATACTTGTAGTAGCCAGATATCCTTAATGGTATAACACATGTGTAAGTGTTTTAGCGTTTGGTTTGTCCCCTATCGCCCACCGTACTACTCTCTCTTCCTGGTGCTGGTGAAGCCTCCCAGCCCGAGGAGCCTCCACCTTGTCGCTTGTTAGTGGACCAAGGCTGTCCGACTATAGTAATGACCCGCCGCAGCCCGGCACACTGTGTGGAGGGCAGATAGTTGGGCGGCGAGGTGTGTTTGGTGATCGTAATACGATAACGTGCTACATAATGCATCCGGCGGGCGACATGGCTCAGGCGTAGCCCCGAGTGTCCCGTGGCGTGTTGTACCTGTGAAAGTGCGTCAGTGGCCGCGATGCGTTTCAACGAGAAGGAGTTGGTGTCCCTCAGCCGCCAGCCGTCAGAGAGGGCGGCCGAGCTGGGCATGAGAGGACCCAAGAAAGGAGACGGTACCTTAAGCTGATGCACCTTTAACCTAGGCTCCTGTGCACATTGTAGTTTTGGATTTTTTAGTTGacgtttattcatttatgtcgCTGCGAAGCTTTACAGTCGTCATAGTCTAATAATATTGTCCTGGACTTTGGTAGAAATAAGTTAATTATATTCTATAAATTGTTTCAGTATCATTTACAGCACCTTATTATGTATACATTTccgctgattaaaaaaaaaaaaaaaaaaaaaatctgtgggcATTGTCTTCCACACTTTcgtttcatgttttttgactaAATCTAACCAAATCTCAGGATCAGTGACTGATAGAGAGACTGTAATAATGTTAATGCTCTACATCAGTGTTGCCATGTTGTCAAATATGTTTCCGTGTGATTGTTGTCTCTCCAGTTGTAAAGAAGAGACTGGTGAAACTGGTTGTCAACTTCCTCTTCTATTTTAAGACTGACGAGGAAGAGGTGAGTGAAAACGATGCTTGTACAGTAAGGCACACATCTTTCCAGCAGTGTGTTATGTGCACAGTGCTTCATGATAAACACTGGGGCTGGGATGACGTGCTTGTCTCCTGATTTGTTAATATCACCATACTTGAGTACTGATTCGATACATGTTGCGattcttaagtattgtgatACTGCTAAGTATTGCAATTTGATACGATGACttgttgcagtgtttgtgtttgaattaccctctagtttgtggctgtaaagattcatgaagctgtgattatcttaaaggtcacaatggatcattttatacagtgaaatCAAGTTTCAAAAACTAGTCTCACTTCAGTGAAATGGCCACtgtgggggctaacatcatcacacataaaAGAAACTGGGCTCAacgaatccacaagagtctcagctttccaagCAAACCcaaatttatgcaactccacgACTATTTAGGCCCCAGTGCacagaaatacaccattttagaataggTCAAAATAACATATTAGTGCTGTATGCAGAAACCTGGATGACTTTTGACCCAAACTGCATGTGATTAGCACAAGGTGGACTTTTCTGCAAAGGTGAGACATGTGGGTGTCCAGAGAAACCAtgttcattcagatatcttgagatGGGTGGCCAAGGGACCCCTTTGCCAGATTTCCCCTTGCCAAAATTTATCCTATCTTTGGAGCAATAATTTTACCCCTTTCCTGCAACTTAGTGTGACATGCTTGGTAATGCATTCCTAATGTTGTCTAATTTCATATGCTACCAGTATCTTTACATTAAAtcaattcagtaataaaaaatcattacaaaaaAGAATCGCAATACTTGAGTGAATCACTTTTTCCCCACCCATGATGAACACCAGTAAATTaaattcattgttttcatttctttgtcagccTCTTGGAGCCTTGCTTCTGGAGCAGTGTCGCGTAGAGAGGGAGGACAGCCAGGTCTTCTCTATTGGTGAGCCACTTTCAGAGTTGCCTCGCCATTAATCCCCACATTCACAACACTAACCCACGCCTTCTCAGTTAGTCATCaggttcagattttttttatgtcactaGTGATGATTAAGCTTCCTGGAATTGTTTGGTGGAGTAAACAGGTGCACGCAGGCCATGAAAAAACAGCACTGTGAATACACCATCAAACTGCAACAGACAATTAAACTGAGTTTGAATTGAATTCAGTAGTCATAATGTTGTATAACAGCTTTAATGATCATTGATATCTGTATGCTAGACATGAACCT contains these protein-coding regions:
- the sf3a2 gene encoding splicing factor 3A subunit 2, with product MDFQHRAGGKTGSGGVASASESNRDRRERLRQLALETIDINKDPYFMKNHLGSYECKLCLTLHNNEGSYLAHTQGKKHQTNLARRAAKEAKEAPAQPAPEKVKVEVKKFVKIGRPGYKVTKQRDPESGQQSLLFQIDYPEIAEGIGPRHRFMSAYEQRIEPPDRRWQYLLLAAEPYETIAFKVPSREIDKAENRFWTHWNKETKQFFLQFHFKMEKAIPQSSGPPPPAGVKRPPPLMTGLGPRPPNEPMPPPPPGGMPIPPLPPGAPGAPPQIPPQMPMPPMPMRPPPPEGLTISNN